The Neobacillus sp. OS1-2 genome includes a window with the following:
- a CDS encoding flagellin, translated as MMNQTKNSILSQAAQAMLAQSNQMPQGVLQLLR; from the coding sequence ATGATGAACCAAACTAAGAACTCTATTCTTTCTCAAGCAGCACAAGCAATGTTGGCTCAATCTAATCAGATGCCTCAAGGAGTATTACAACTTTTGAGATAA